Proteins from one Pongo abelii isolate AG06213 chromosome 19, NHGRI_mPonAbe1-v2.0_pri, whole genome shotgun sequence genomic window:
- the ZPBP2 gene encoding zona pellucida-binding protein 2 isoform X1 codes for MPAAAWAREDLAFACCAIAPPPRARIEARTRSPARPLPRWRPTVRCPRSTLFNTKGFIYGKTGQPDKIYVKLHQNSPVLMCMDFKLSKKEIVDPTYLWIGPNEKTLTGNNRINITKTGQLMVKDFLEPLSGLYTCTLSYKTVKAETQEEKTVKKRYDFMVFAYREPDYSYQMAVRFTTKSCIGRYNDVFFRVLKKILDNLMSDLSCHVIEPSYKCHSVEIPEHGLIYELFIAFQVNPFAPGWKGACNGSVDCEDTTNHNILQARDRIEEFFRSQAYIFYHNFNKTLPAMHFVDHSLQVVRLDSCRPGFGKNEGLHSNCASCCVVCSPATFSPDVNVTCQTCVSVLTYGAKSCPQTSNKNQQYED; via the exons ATGCCTGCTGCAGCGTGGGCGCGAGAGGATCTGGCGTTCGCCTGCTGCGCCATCGCCCCGCCCCCGCGCGCGAGAATCGAAGCACGCACGCGTTCTCCTGCGCGTCCGCTCCCGCGGTGGCGACCGACGG TCCGATGCCCGCGTTCTACCTTATTCAATACGAAGGGCTTCATTTATGGCAAGACAGGACAGCCAG acaaaatatatgtaaagttaCATCAAAATAGTCCAGTCCTTATGTGTATGGATTTTAAgctttctaaaaaagaaatagtgGACCCCACCTACTTATGGATTGGGCCTAATGAAAAGACGTTGACAG gaaataatagaataaatataACTAAAACTGGACAGCTGATGGTGAAAGATTTTTTGGAGCCTTTGTCTGGACTTTACACATGTACTCTTTCTTATAAGACTGTTAAAGCAGAAACCCAAGAAGAAAAAACAGTCAAAAAGAGATATGACTTTATGGTCTTTG cctaTCGAGAACCTGATTATTCATATCAGATGGCTGTACGTTTTACCACAAAGTCTTGTATAGGGAGATACAATGATGTATTCTTTAGAGTGCTGAAGAAAATCTTGGATAATCTAATGTCTGATTTGTCATGCCATGTCATAGAGCCATCATATAAATGCCATTCTGTTGAAATTCCAGAACATGGCCTCATATATGAGCTATTTATAGCATTTcaag ttaaTCCTTTTGCCCCAGGGTGGAAAGGTGCTTGCAATGGATCTGTTGACTGTGAAGATACCACTAatcataatatcctccag GCAAGAGATCGAATAGAAGAATTTTTTCGGAGCCAAGCATATATTTTCTACCATAACTTTAATAAAACTCTACCAGCAATGCATTTTGTGGACCACAGTTTGCAAGTAGTACGTCTGGATAGCTGTCGACCAGGCTTTGGAAAAAATGAAGGTCTACACAGTAATTGTGCTAGCTGTTGTG tggtttgtagtcctgcGACTTTTAGTCCTGATGTTAATGTAACTTGTCAGACCTGCGTTTCCGTCCTTACCTATGGAGCTAAATCTTGCCCACAAACTTCAAACAAAAATCAGCAATATGAAGATTAG
- the ZPBP2 gene encoding zona pellucida-binding protein 2 isoform X2, giving the protein MPAAAWAREDLAFACCAIAPPPRARIEARTRSPARPLPRWRPTVRCPRSTLFNTKGFIYGKTGQPDKIYVKLHQNSPVLMCMDFKLSKKEIVDPTYLWIGPNEKTLTGNNRINITKTGQLMVKDFLEPLSGLYTCTLSYKTVKAETQEEKTVKKRYDFMVFAYREPDYSYQMAVRFTTKSCIGRYNDVFFRVLKKILDNLMSDLSCHVIEPSYKCHSVEIPEHGLIYELFIAFQVNPFAPGWKGACNGSVDCEDTTNHNILQARDRIEEFFRSQAYIFYHNFNKTLPAMHFVDHSLQVVRLDSCRPGFGKNEVVCSPATFSPDVNVTCQTCVSVLTYGAKSCPQTSNKNQQYED; this is encoded by the exons ATGCCTGCTGCAGCGTGGGCGCGAGAGGATCTGGCGTTCGCCTGCTGCGCCATCGCCCCGCCCCCGCGCGCGAGAATCGAAGCACGCACGCGTTCTCCTGCGCGTCCGCTCCCGCGGTGGCGACCGACGG TCCGATGCCCGCGTTCTACCTTATTCAATACGAAGGGCTTCATTTATGGCAAGACAGGACAGCCAG acaaaatatatgtaaagttaCATCAAAATAGTCCAGTCCTTATGTGTATGGATTTTAAgctttctaaaaaagaaatagtgGACCCCACCTACTTATGGATTGGGCCTAATGAAAAGACGTTGACAG gaaataatagaataaatataACTAAAACTGGACAGCTGATGGTGAAAGATTTTTTGGAGCCTTTGTCTGGACTTTACACATGTACTCTTTCTTATAAGACTGTTAAAGCAGAAACCCAAGAAGAAAAAACAGTCAAAAAGAGATATGACTTTATGGTCTTTG cctaTCGAGAACCTGATTATTCATATCAGATGGCTGTACGTTTTACCACAAAGTCTTGTATAGGGAGATACAATGATGTATTCTTTAGAGTGCTGAAGAAAATCTTGGATAATCTAATGTCTGATTTGTCATGCCATGTCATAGAGCCATCATATAAATGCCATTCTGTTGAAATTCCAGAACATGGCCTCATATATGAGCTATTTATAGCATTTcaag ttaaTCCTTTTGCCCCAGGGTGGAAAGGTGCTTGCAATGGATCTGTTGACTGTGAAGATACCACTAatcataatatcctccag GCAAGAGATCGAATAGAAGAATTTTTTCGGAGCCAAGCATATATTTTCTACCATAACTTTAATAAAACTCTACCAGCAATGCATTTTGTGGACCACAGTTTGCAAGTAGTACGTCTGGATAGCTGTCGACCAGGCTTTGGAAAAAATGAAG tggtttgtagtcctgcGACTTTTAGTCCTGATGTTAATGTAACTTGTCAGACCTGCGTTTCCGTCCTTACCTATGGAGCTAAATCTTGCCCACAAACTTCAAACAAAAATCAGCAATATGAAGATTAG
- the ZPBP2 gene encoding zona pellucida-binding protein 2 isoform X5: MPAAAWAREDLAFACCAIAPPPRARIEARTRSPARPLPRWRPTVRCPRSTLFNTKGFIYGKTGQPDKIYVKLHQNSPVLMCMDFKLSKKEIVDPTYLWIGPNEKTLTGNNRINITKTGQLMVKDFLEPLSGLYTCTLSYKTVKAETQEEKTVKKRYDFMVFAYREPDYSYQMAVRFTTKSCIGRYNDVFFRVLKKILDNLMSDLSCHVIEPSYKCHSVEIPEHGLIYELFIAFQVNPFAPGWKGACNGSVDCEDTTNHNILQVRISWQEIE; the protein is encoded by the exons ATGCCTGCTGCAGCGTGGGCGCGAGAGGATCTGGCGTTCGCCTGCTGCGCCATCGCCCCGCCCCCGCGCGCGAGAATCGAAGCACGCACGCGTTCTCCTGCGCGTCCGCTCCCGCGGTGGCGACCGACGG TCCGATGCCCGCGTTCTACCTTATTCAATACGAAGGGCTTCATTTATGGCAAGACAGGACAGCCAG acaaaatatatgtaaagttaCATCAAAATAGTCCAGTCCTTATGTGTATGGATTTTAAgctttctaaaaaagaaatagtgGACCCCACCTACTTATGGATTGGGCCTAATGAAAAGACGTTGACAG gaaataatagaataaatataACTAAAACTGGACAGCTGATGGTGAAAGATTTTTTGGAGCCTTTGTCTGGACTTTACACATGTACTCTTTCTTATAAGACTGTTAAAGCAGAAACCCAAGAAGAAAAAACAGTCAAAAAGAGATATGACTTTATGGTCTTTG cctaTCGAGAACCTGATTATTCATATCAGATGGCTGTACGTTTTACCACAAAGTCTTGTATAGGGAGATACAATGATGTATTCTTTAGAGTGCTGAAGAAAATCTTGGATAATCTAATGTCTGATTTGTCATGCCATGTCATAGAGCCATCATATAAATGCCATTCTGTTGAAATTCCAGAACATGGCCTCATATATGAGCTATTTATAGCATTTcaag ttaaTCCTTTTGCCCCAGGGTGGAAAGGTGCTTGCAATGGATCTGTTGACTGTGAAGATACCACTAatcataatatcctccaggtgaGAATTTCATG GCAAGAGATCGAATAG
- the ZPBP2 gene encoding zona pellucida-binding protein 2 isoform X6: MRTWVLLPAVLWCLTGVRCPRSTLFNTKGFIYGKTGQPDKIYVKLHQNSPVLMCMDFKLSKKEIVDPTYLWIGPNEKTLTGNNRINITKTGQLMVKDFLEPLSGLYTCTLSYKTVKAETQEEKTVKKRYDFMVFAYREPDYSYQMAVRFTTKSCIGRYNDVFFRVLKKILDNLMSDLSCHVIEPSYKCHSVEIPEHGLIYELFIAFQVNPFAPGWKGACNGSVDCEDTTNHNILQVRISWQEIE, translated from the exons ATGCGAACGTGGGTCCTACTCCCCGCGGTGCTCTGGTGCCTCACAGGAG TCCGATGCCCGCGTTCTACCTTATTCAATACGAAGGGCTTCATTTATGGCAAGACAGGACAGCCAG acaaaatatatgtaaagttaCATCAAAATAGTCCAGTCCTTATGTGTATGGATTTTAAgctttctaaaaaagaaatagtgGACCCCACCTACTTATGGATTGGGCCTAATGAAAAGACGTTGACAG gaaataatagaataaatataACTAAAACTGGACAGCTGATGGTGAAAGATTTTTTGGAGCCTTTGTCTGGACTTTACACATGTACTCTTTCTTATAAGACTGTTAAAGCAGAAACCCAAGAAGAAAAAACAGTCAAAAAGAGATATGACTTTATGGTCTTTG cctaTCGAGAACCTGATTATTCATATCAGATGGCTGTACGTTTTACCACAAAGTCTTGTATAGGGAGATACAATGATGTATTCTTTAGAGTGCTGAAGAAAATCTTGGATAATCTAATGTCTGATTTGTCATGCCATGTCATAGAGCCATCATATAAATGCCATTCTGTTGAAATTCCAGAACATGGCCTCATATATGAGCTATTTATAGCATTTcaag ttaaTCCTTTTGCCCCAGGGTGGAAAGGTGCTTGCAATGGATCTGTTGACTGTGAAGATACCACTAatcataatatcctccaggtgaGAATTTCATG GCAAGAGATCGAATAG
- the ZPBP2 gene encoding zona pellucida-binding protein 2 isoform X3 codes for MRTWVLLPAVLWCLTGVRCPRSTLFNTKGFIYGKTGQPDKIYVKLHQNSPVLMCMDFKLSKKEIVDPTYLWIGPNEKTLTGNNRINITKTGQLMVKDFLEPLSGLYTCTLSYKTVKAETQEEKTVKKRYDFMVFAYREPDYSYQMAVRFTTKSCIGRYNDVFFRVLKKILDNLMSDLSCHVIEPSYKCHSVEIPEHGLIYELFIAFQVNPFAPGWKGACNGSVDCEDTTNHNILQARDRIEEFFRSQAYIFYHNFNKTLPAMHFVDHSLQVVRLDSCRPGFGKNEGLHSNCASCCVVCSPATFSPDVNVTCQTCVSVLTYGAKSCPQTSNKNQQYED; via the exons ATGCGAACGTGGGTCCTACTCCCCGCGGTGCTCTGGTGCCTCACAGGAG TCCGATGCCCGCGTTCTACCTTATTCAATACGAAGGGCTTCATTTATGGCAAGACAGGACAGCCAG acaaaatatatgtaaagttaCATCAAAATAGTCCAGTCCTTATGTGTATGGATTTTAAgctttctaaaaaagaaatagtgGACCCCACCTACTTATGGATTGGGCCTAATGAAAAGACGTTGACAG gaaataatagaataaatataACTAAAACTGGACAGCTGATGGTGAAAGATTTTTTGGAGCCTTTGTCTGGACTTTACACATGTACTCTTTCTTATAAGACTGTTAAAGCAGAAACCCAAGAAGAAAAAACAGTCAAAAAGAGATATGACTTTATGGTCTTTG cctaTCGAGAACCTGATTATTCATATCAGATGGCTGTACGTTTTACCACAAAGTCTTGTATAGGGAGATACAATGATGTATTCTTTAGAGTGCTGAAGAAAATCTTGGATAATCTAATGTCTGATTTGTCATGCCATGTCATAGAGCCATCATATAAATGCCATTCTGTTGAAATTCCAGAACATGGCCTCATATATGAGCTATTTATAGCATTTcaag ttaaTCCTTTTGCCCCAGGGTGGAAAGGTGCTTGCAATGGATCTGTTGACTGTGAAGATACCACTAatcataatatcctccag GCAAGAGATCGAATAGAAGAATTTTTTCGGAGCCAAGCATATATTTTCTACCATAACTTTAATAAAACTCTACCAGCAATGCATTTTGTGGACCACAGTTTGCAAGTAGTACGTCTGGATAGCTGTCGACCAGGCTTTGGAAAAAATGAAGGTCTACACAGTAATTGTGCTAGCTGTTGTG tggtttgtagtcctgcGACTTTTAGTCCTGATGTTAATGTAACTTGTCAGACCTGCGTTTCCGTCCTTACCTATGGAGCTAAATCTTGCCCACAAACTTCAAACAAAAATCAGCAATATGAAGATTAG
- the ZPBP2 gene encoding zona pellucida-binding protein 2 isoform X4, protein MRTWVLLPAVLWCLTGVRCPRSTLFNTKGFIYGKTGQPDKIYVKLHQNSPVLMCMDFKLSKKEIVDPTYLWIGPNEKTLTGNNRINITKTGQLMVKDFLEPLSGLYTCTLSYKTVKAETQEEKTVKKRYDFMVFAYREPDYSYQMAVRFTTKSCIGRYNDVFFRVLKKILDNLMSDLSCHVIEPSYKCHSVEIPEHGLIYELFIAFQVNPFAPGWKGACNGSVDCEDTTNHNILQARDRIEEFFRSQAYIFYHNFNKTLPAMHFVDHSLQVVRLDSCRPGFGKNEVVCSPATFSPDVNVTCQTCVSVLTYGAKSCPQTSNKNQQYED, encoded by the exons ATGCGAACGTGGGTCCTACTCCCCGCGGTGCTCTGGTGCCTCACAGGAG TCCGATGCCCGCGTTCTACCTTATTCAATACGAAGGGCTTCATTTATGGCAAGACAGGACAGCCAG acaaaatatatgtaaagttaCATCAAAATAGTCCAGTCCTTATGTGTATGGATTTTAAgctttctaaaaaagaaatagtgGACCCCACCTACTTATGGATTGGGCCTAATGAAAAGACGTTGACAG gaaataatagaataaatataACTAAAACTGGACAGCTGATGGTGAAAGATTTTTTGGAGCCTTTGTCTGGACTTTACACATGTACTCTTTCTTATAAGACTGTTAAAGCAGAAACCCAAGAAGAAAAAACAGTCAAAAAGAGATATGACTTTATGGTCTTTG cctaTCGAGAACCTGATTATTCATATCAGATGGCTGTACGTTTTACCACAAAGTCTTGTATAGGGAGATACAATGATGTATTCTTTAGAGTGCTGAAGAAAATCTTGGATAATCTAATGTCTGATTTGTCATGCCATGTCATAGAGCCATCATATAAATGCCATTCTGTTGAAATTCCAGAACATGGCCTCATATATGAGCTATTTATAGCATTTcaag ttaaTCCTTTTGCCCCAGGGTGGAAAGGTGCTTGCAATGGATCTGTTGACTGTGAAGATACCACTAatcataatatcctccag GCAAGAGATCGAATAGAAGAATTTTTTCGGAGCCAAGCATATATTTTCTACCATAACTTTAATAAAACTCTACCAGCAATGCATTTTGTGGACCACAGTTTGCAAGTAGTACGTCTGGATAGCTGTCGACCAGGCTTTGGAAAAAATGAAG tggtttgtagtcctgcGACTTTTAGTCCTGATGTTAATGTAACTTGTCAGACCTGCGTTTCCGTCCTTACCTATGGAGCTAAATCTTGCCCACAAACTTCAAACAAAAATCAGCAATATGAAGATTAG